From Atribacterota bacterium, the proteins below share one genomic window:
- a CDS encoding leucine-rich repeat domain-containing protein produces the protein MKKVLSVLFLCLLIAIVTTGCQLCDCGLLLPNNTSPTPEEHFNFDEETRTITGYDNGTGDWNPHGDDIVIPPTINGLPVEHIGHKAFQTGFNTWIRSVVFPDTITTIGSYAFFANCLHSLTIPDSVMSIGSYAFCNNSLTSVTIPKSIDFIDEYVFGGNPLKSITIGADVDIYKTNSIGHYKAATFPTLVPEYVEFKSFYDSHGKEAGTYLFTDSDTWIKAG, from the coding sequence ATGAAAAAAGTATTAAGCGTTCTGTTCTTGTGTTTATTAATTGCCATAGTTACCACTGGATGTCAACTGTGTGATTGCGGTCTACTGTTACCCAACAACACATCTCCCACACCGGAGGAACATTTCAACTTTGATGAAGAAACCAGAACGATTACTGGTTATGACAATGGTACTGGTGATTGGAACCCTCATGGTGATGATATTGTAATACCTCCAACCATTAATGGCTTACCGGTAGAACATATTGGCCATAAAGCTTTTCAAACAGGATTTAACACTTGGATAAGATCGGTTGTTTTTCCGGATACCATCACGACTATAGGCAGCTATGCATTTTTTGCTAATTGTCTGCATTCTTTAACTATCCCTGATAGTGTTATGTCCATTGGAAGCTATGCATTTTGTAATAATTCCTTAACATCTGTAACCATTCCTAAAAGTATCGATTTTATTGATGAATATGTATTTGGTGGTAATCCGCTAAAATCAATAACAATCGGGGCAGATGTTGATATTTATAAGACAAATTCCATAGGTCATTATAAAGCAGCTACGTTCCCAACCTTAGTGCCTGAATATGTGGAGTTTAAAAGTTTTTATGATTCGCATGGAAAAGAAGCCGGCACCTATCTTTTTACTGATTCAGATACATGGATTAAAGCAGGATAA